A stretch of Synechococcus sp. MIT S9220 DNA encodes these proteins:
- a CDS encoding glycosyltransferase, with protein MEQLPLLMIADTSVPEALGSKLMNGATSLGLEPGRDIQVAYTSPAVTYSPSMQRLRGKVFFRLADRRSWEWWRFQNELLRQIRFSKPKLVLVTGVLPLKSEIFHELHNQKAHIINYLTDDPWNPIHRRRSFLRNLPLYDHIFSTKKALCSRLEMAGTPSTSWLPFAYDPTLHHATERNLTLNEPNVLFVGTGAAERLPWLATLENLPGLKRRIHGNNWKGLSTPGWDKQPAVTGEQYCSAIQNADIVLGLLRDSNRDLSTDRSYEIGAIGGCGLYQDSSEHRELLPNYPNEGFFKTPKQLREKVQHLMIHPKLRQHLRKLGSEALRKPENTYAARLQTMLKWSEQQGASQ; from the coding sequence GTGGAGCAACTTCCCCTGCTCATGATCGCCGATACAAGTGTCCCTGAAGCCCTTGGAAGCAAGCTGATGAACGGCGCAACGAGCCTGGGGCTTGAACCCGGAAGAGATATTCAGGTGGCCTACACCTCACCGGCAGTTACTTACTCTCCCTCGATGCAACGACTAAGAGGGAAAGTGTTCTTTCGCCTTGCTGATCGCCGCAGCTGGGAGTGGTGGAGATTTCAGAATGAGTTACTCCGTCAAATCCGTTTCTCAAAACCAAAACTTGTCCTGGTAACAGGAGTACTCCCGTTAAAAAGCGAGATATTCCATGAGTTACATAACCAGAAAGCACATATTATCAATTACCTAACAGATGATCCCTGGAACCCCATCCATCGCCGGCGAAGCTTTCTGCGAAACCTGCCGTTGTATGACCACATCTTCAGCACAAAAAAAGCTCTCTGCAGCAGGCTGGAGATGGCTGGAACCCCCTCCACGAGTTGGCTTCCATTTGCTTACGACCCCACTCTGCATCACGCAACAGAACGGAATTTAACTTTAAATGAGCCAAATGTTTTATTCGTCGGCACGGGTGCAGCAGAAAGACTCCCATGGCTAGCAACCCTAGAAAATTTACCTGGGTTAAAGCGACGCATCCACGGAAACAATTGGAAGGGATTAAGTACTCCAGGCTGGGATAAACAACCCGCTGTAACAGGAGAGCAATACTGCAGTGCCATTCAAAATGCTGACATCGTGCTGGGTCTACTCCGTGATTCCAATCGTGATCTCTCGACTGACCGTTCCTATGAGATTGGAGCTATCGGCGGTTGTGGCTTATACCAAGATTCAAGCGAACACCGCGAACTACTTCCCAATTATCCAAATGAAGGTTTCTTTAAGACCCCAAAGCAACTACGGGAAAAGGTCCAGCATTTAATGATCCACCCAAAGTTGCGTCAACACCTGCGAAAGTTGGGATCTGAGGCATTGCGCAAACCAGAAAACACATACGCCGCACGCCTGCAAACCATGCTCAAGTGGTCTGAACAGCAAGGGGCTAGCCAATGA
- a CDS encoding UvrD-helicase domain-containing protein, protein MSFLAGLNDAQRRAVDHHEGPLLVVAGAGSGKTRALTHRIAHLIGEHGADPSQILAVTFTNKAAREMKERLELLLAQRLAQSQFGQPWSTLPPVEQRQLRSRIYREVTKELWIGTFHALFARMLRYDIDKFKDNEGLTWTKQFSIYDEADAQSLVKEIVTQELQLDPKRFEPKKVRWAISNAKNQGWLPDQMEANSEGQRGKLAADVYRRYRKALAANNALDFDDLLLLPVQLLQQNEQVRSYWHRRFAHVLVDEYQDTNRTQYDLIKLLVTDGKDPQVYDNWSGRSVFVVGDADQSIYSFRAADFTILMGFQDDFGDQAPDDSTRTMVKLEENYRSTSTILEAANALISNNSERIDKVLLPTRGEGELISLTRCDDEIAEAEAVVHRLRMMEAANPELSWGDMACLYRTNAQSRALEESLVRWRIPYVVVGGLRFYDRREIKDVLGYLRLIINPADTVSLLRVINVPKRGIGKTTIQRLTDAANQLGIPLWDVVSDPEAVRSLGGRSAKGLLQFCELINDLRECVHNKAPSELIQQVMEQSGYVSELIMEGTDEAEERRRNLQELVNAGLQYQEENDEGDLEGFLASAALASDADSKDTSADRVTLMTLHSSKGLEFPVVCLVGMEQGLFPSYRSLDDPASLEEERRLCYVGITRAKERLFLSHASERRLWGGMREPAVPSVFLSELPEGLVQGEIPRSGGAAIRREQRLERLTRVDRDDSRRIYAGGAAGSPANAVRRRQAGPAPGKSWEVGDQVNHASFGIGEITHTFGSGEKVSIAVKFAGMGPKILDPRLAPIEALDS, encoded by the coding sequence ATGAGCTTCCTTGCAGGACTAAACGACGCCCAGCGGCGGGCGGTGGATCATCACGAAGGCCCCCTTTTGGTGGTCGCCGGAGCAGGTAGTGGCAAAACTCGCGCCCTCACCCATCGCATCGCCCATCTGATCGGTGAACACGGAGCGGATCCGTCTCAGATCCTTGCCGTGACGTTTACCAACAAGGCAGCCCGGGAAATGAAGGAGCGGCTTGAGCTGCTCCTTGCTCAACGCCTAGCCCAGAGTCAATTCGGGCAGCCCTGGAGCACGTTGCCTCCGGTCGAGCAGCGACAGCTGCGATCGCGGATCTATCGCGAGGTCACCAAGGAGCTTTGGATCGGTACCTTTCACGCGTTGTTTGCGCGCATGCTGCGCTACGACATCGACAAATTTAAAGACAATGAGGGACTCACCTGGACAAAGCAGTTTTCGATTTACGACGAAGCCGACGCGCAGAGCCTCGTCAAGGAGATCGTGACCCAGGAGCTGCAGCTCGATCCCAAGCGCTTTGAGCCCAAGAAGGTGCGTTGGGCGATCAGCAATGCCAAAAATCAAGGCTGGCTTCCGGACCAGATGGAAGCCAACTCTGAAGGGCAGCGGGGCAAGCTTGCAGCTGATGTCTACCGCCGCTACCGCAAGGCGCTGGCCGCCAATAATGCACTTGATTTCGATGATCTGCTGCTCCTTCCCGTGCAGTTGCTGCAGCAAAACGAGCAGGTGCGCAGCTACTGGCATCGCCGTTTCGCTCACGTACTGGTGGATGAATATCAAGACACCAACCGCACGCAGTACGACCTGATCAAGCTGCTGGTGACCGATGGCAAGGATCCACAGGTTTATGACAACTGGTCGGGGCGTTCGGTGTTCGTGGTGGGTGACGCCGACCAGAGCATTTACAGCTTCCGTGCTGCCGATTTCACCATCCTGATGGGCTTTCAGGACGACTTCGGCGACCAAGCGCCGGACGATTCCACGCGGACCATGGTGAAGCTGGAGGAGAACTATCGATCTACCTCCACGATCTTGGAGGCGGCCAATGCCCTGATTTCCAACAACAGCGAGCGCATCGATAAGGTGTTGCTTCCCACCCGTGGCGAAGGGGAACTGATTTCGCTGACCCGCTGCGATGACGAGATTGCGGAGGCCGAAGCTGTGGTGCATCGGCTACGCATGATGGAAGCTGCCAACCCCGAACTGAGCTGGGGTGATATGGCCTGCCTGTATCGCACTAACGCTCAGTCGAGGGCACTTGAGGAATCATTGGTGCGTTGGCGCATCCCCTACGTGGTTGTGGGCGGTCTGCGCTTCTACGACCGACGCGAGATTAAGGATGTGCTCGGCTATCTGCGCTTGATAATCAACCCGGCTGACACCGTCAGCCTGTTGAGAGTCATCAACGTTCCCAAGCGCGGCATTGGTAAAACCACGATCCAGCGGCTCACGGATGCGGCTAATCAGCTGGGAATCCCACTTTGGGATGTAGTTAGTGATCCTGAAGCGGTGCGCTCCTTGGGAGGCCGCTCTGCCAAAGGGCTATTGCAGTTCTGTGAATTGATTAATGATCTGCGCGAGTGCGTTCACAACAAGGCGCCATCAGAACTGATTCAGCAGGTGATGGAGCAGAGCGGCTACGTGAGCGAGCTGATCATGGAGGGCACCGATGAAGCGGAGGAACGCCGCCGCAATCTTCAGGAGCTGGTTAATGCTGGCCTTCAGTACCAGGAAGAGAACGATGAGGGTGATCTCGAGGGCTTCCTGGCCTCAGCAGCACTTGCCAGTGATGCCGACAGCAAAGACACGTCCGCTGACCGGGTGACGTTGATGACCCTGCACAGCAGCAAGGGCCTTGAGTTTCCTGTGGTATGTCTGGTGGGGATGGAGCAGGGACTTTTCCCCAGCTATCGATCGCTGGACGATCCAGCTTCATTAGAGGAAGAGCGTCGGCTCTGTTATGTAGGCATCACCCGTGCCAAAGAACGACTGTTTCTATCCCATGCCAGCGAGCGTCGTCTCTGGGGCGGGATGCGTGAACCGGCAGTGCCCAGTGTTTTTCTATCCGAACTACCGGAAGGGTTGGTGCAGGGTGAAATTCCTCGCTCTGGCGGGGCTGCGATCCGTCGTGAACAACGGCTGGAGCGACTCACTCGTGTGGATCGAGACGACAGTCGCCGCATCTATGCTGGCGGTGCCGCTGGATCTCCAGCCAATGCGGTACGGCGTCGCCAGGCTGGTCCTGCTCCTGGAAAGAGCTGGGAGGTTGGGGATCAGGTGAACCACGCCAGTTTTGGCATCGGCGAAATCACTCACACGTTCGGGAGTGGCGAGAAGGTGTCGATCGCTGTGAAATTTGCCGGCATGGGACCCAAGATTCTTGATCCACGTCTCGCTCCGATTGAAGCCCTCGACAGCTGA
- the pseB gene encoding UDP-N-acetylglucosamine 4,6-dehydratase (inverting), protein MPFDSSSKILITGGTGSFGRAFLARILSDWPDIKRIVIFSRDELKQWELQQLYPSTKYPQLRFFLGDIRDQARLRLALSGIDTVVHAAALKQVPAAEYNPIEFIRTNVLGAENIVQACLDTDVERVVALSTDKASAPINLYGATKLCSDKLFVAANNMKGRPTIKFSVVRYGNVMGSRGSVIPFFIDKAKTGVIPITDQSMTRFNISLKEGVDMVLWSLKNAIGSEIYVPKIPSYKILDLANAIAPSCEKKLVGIRAGEKIHEEMITAADSPTTFDNGKYYVILPPGANAVDPFREKGLQLDRVDEGFSYNSGTNPEFLTVDEIRSLIQLHVDPNFRPV, encoded by the coding sequence ATGCCATTTGATTCTTCGTCTAAAATACTTATTACTGGCGGTACCGGAAGTTTTGGAAGAGCATTTCTGGCAAGAATATTGTCCGATTGGCCAGATATAAAAAGAATTGTTATTTTCAGTAGAGATGAACTAAAGCAATGGGAGCTTCAGCAGTTATACCCATCAACTAAGTACCCACAATTACGATTTTTTTTAGGTGATATAAGAGATCAGGCAAGGTTGCGATTAGCTCTCAGTGGGATTGACACTGTTGTTCATGCAGCAGCTTTAAAGCAAGTTCCAGCTGCTGAATATAATCCAATTGAATTCATTAGGACTAATGTCCTTGGGGCAGAGAATATCGTACAAGCTTGTTTAGATACAGATGTAGAGAGGGTTGTTGCTTTAAGCACTGATAAAGCATCTGCACCTATTAACCTCTATGGCGCTACAAAGCTTTGTTCTGACAAGCTTTTTGTAGCTGCTAATAATATGAAAGGTAGACCTACTATTAAATTTTCCGTAGTGCGATATGGGAATGTAATGGGCTCTCGTGGTTCAGTTATTCCCTTCTTCATTGATAAAGCAAAAACCGGTGTCATCCCCATAACAGATCAATCTATGACACGTTTTAATATCTCACTAAAAGAAGGAGTTGATATGGTCTTATGGTCTTTAAAAAATGCAATTGGTTCTGAAATATATGTACCAAAGATTCCTAGCTACAAGATCTTAGATTTGGCTAACGCTATAGCTCCAAGTTGCGAAAAAAAACTAGTAGGCATAAGAGCAGGAGAGAAAATACATGAGGAAATGATAACTGCGGCTGATAGTCCGACTACATTTGATAACGGGAAGTATTATGTGATATTACCTCCTGGTGCTAATGCAGTTGATCCCTTTCGTGAGAAGGGATTGCAGCTGGACAGAGTAGATGAAGGATTTAGCTATAATTCGGGAACTAATCCGGAGTTTTTAACTGTTGATGAGATTAGATCTTTGATTCAACTCCATGTGGATCCAAACTTTAGACCTGTTTAG
- the pseC gene encoding UDP-4-amino-4,6-dideoxy-N-acetyl-beta-L-altrosamine transaminase has product MEINSAHLPYGKHLIDEDDLDAVLNVLRGSALTQGPKVKEFEDELANFISSDYVVALNSATSGLHLTCLALGIGPGDILWTTPNTFVASANCALYCGAKVDFVDINLRTGLISIEKLEEKLKIAEERCCLPKAIVVVHYAGTSCDMESISRLSKQYQFFVVEDASHAIGGSYNGSPVGACKFSDATVFSFHPVKIITCGEGGAVATKSFSLAKKIRLLRSHGITKISEDFEDSSPGDWRYEQQYLGFNYRMNDIEAALGLSQIKKLKRYVDCRNKIYQNYLSLLNEHDQLQMLEIPQKVYSALHLSVVRISDCDSRRYNHIFNFMRSNNIGVQLHYIPVHTQPFYLRLGFRLGQFPASEEFSHSSLSLPIYPGLSLEDQERVIITLKKSLTLF; this is encoded by the coding sequence ATGGAAATTAATTCGGCTCATCTTCCTTACGGCAAACACTTGATCGATGAAGATGATCTTGATGCCGTTCTAAATGTTTTACGTGGATCAGCTCTTACTCAAGGTCCGAAGGTTAAGGAATTTGAGGATGAACTTGCAAACTTTATTTCGTCAGACTACGTAGTCGCTCTTAATAGCGCAACCAGCGGTTTGCACCTGACGTGTTTAGCCTTAGGTATCGGTCCAGGCGACATTCTGTGGACTACCCCAAATACCTTTGTAGCATCTGCCAACTGTGCTTTATATTGTGGGGCTAAGGTCGATTTTGTAGATATCAATCTACGCACAGGTTTAATCTCAATTGAAAAATTAGAAGAGAAGTTAAAAATTGCAGAAGAACGTTGTTGCTTGCCAAAAGCAATAGTTGTAGTTCATTACGCGGGCACTAGCTGTGACATGGAGTCAATTTCACGGCTTAGCAAGCAATACCAATTTTTCGTAGTTGAAGATGCTAGTCATGCTATTGGAGGAAGTTATAACGGCAGCCCAGTAGGGGCGTGTAAATTTAGCGATGCGACAGTATTTAGTTTTCACCCTGTTAAGATAATAACCTGCGGGGAAGGAGGAGCTGTCGCAACAAAATCCTTTTCTTTAGCAAAAAAAATACGTTTATTGCGATCACATGGAATAACAAAAATTTCCGAAGATTTTGAAGATTCATCCCCTGGTGATTGGAGATATGAACAGCAATATCTAGGATTTAATTATAGAATGAATGACATCGAAGCAGCTCTAGGACTTAGTCAAATCAAAAAACTAAAGAGATACGTCGATTGCCGAAATAAAATTTATCAAAATTATCTTTCATTATTGAATGAGCATGACCAGCTGCAAATGCTGGAAATCCCTCAAAAGGTATATTCAGCCCTTCATCTTTCAGTGGTACGCATCTCTGACTGCGACAGTAGAAGATATAACCATATTTTTAATTTCATGCGCTCCAACAATATCGGAGTCCAACTTCATTATATTCCGGTGCATACGCAGCCTTTTTATTTACGATTAGGCTTTAGATTGGGCCAGTTTCCGGCATCTGAAGAATTTTCTCATAGCTCACTTTCATTGCCAATCTACCCAGGACTATCCCTTGAAGACCAAGAACGTGTTATAATTACATTAAAAAAATCACTCACATTATTTTAA
- a CDS encoding N-acetylneuraminate synthase family protein yields MNLQRNLKVANKVIGDNQPVFITYEAGPTHNGIESAIALVREAAKANADAIKFQIFDPDKLVSDKNQLFKYSILKDKNTGQTEDISEPLYDLLLRRCLTQDEWKVVKKEADNLDLAFFATIGFEEDLKLLQDIKCDSVKIASADVDHYPLLRLAARSGLNVQLDTGSSELPEIINAVKILEDEGCNSIIIHQCPSGYPARIPSICLRMIPTLRETFPNYPIAYSDHTPDADMDIAAVALGVNMIEKTITLDRTTKSVEHIFSLEPPEMTSFIKRIRDIENALGSDNRLISLDQKLNRKMVRRSPYVTQSYSKGTCVAEINVEFRRPGIGISPAEFESIRSLKTANNLEKDSVIRIEDIQF; encoded by the coding sequence ATGAATTTACAGCGTAATTTAAAAGTCGCCAATAAGGTTATTGGAGATAATCAACCAGTATTTATTACTTATGAGGCAGGTCCTACCCATAATGGCATTGAATCTGCAATAGCTCTTGTAAGAGAAGCTGCAAAAGCTAATGCTGATGCCATTAAGTTTCAAATTTTTGATCCTGATAAACTTGTTAGCGATAAAAATCAATTATTTAAGTATTCAATTTTAAAAGATAAAAATACGGGTCAAACAGAAGATATTAGTGAGCCTCTTTACGATCTATTGTTACGTAGATGTCTCACTCAAGATGAATGGAAAGTCGTTAAGAAAGAAGCAGATAATCTTGACCTTGCATTTTTTGCAACTATAGGTTTTGAAGAAGATCTTAAATTATTGCAAGACATTAAATGCGATTCCGTTAAAATAGCTTCCGCTGATGTAGATCATTATCCCCTTTTGAGGTTAGCCGCAAGATCAGGTTTAAATGTTCAATTAGACACAGGTAGTTCTGAACTGCCCGAAATTATCAACGCAGTTAAAATCCTTGAAGACGAAGGATGTAATTCAATTATAATACATCAATGCCCTAGTGGATATCCTGCAAGAATACCTAGTATTTGTTTGAGAATGATCCCTACTTTACGCGAAACCTTTCCTAATTATCCGATTGCATATTCTGACCATACGCCAGATGCTGATATGGATATAGCAGCTGTTGCATTAGGAGTAAATATGATTGAAAAGACTATTACTTTAGACAGAACCACAAAAAGTGTTGAACATATTTTTTCACTAGAGCCACCAGAAATGACTTCTTTTATTAAACGCATTCGTGATATAGAAAATGCTCTTGGATCTGACAATCGATTAATATCTTTAGATCAAAAACTCAACCGCAAAATGGTTAGAAGAAGTCCCTACGTGACCCAGTCCTACTCAAAAGGAACGTGTGTAGCAGAGATTAATGTCGAGTTTCGACGACCCGGTATTGGTATTTCCCCGGCTGAGTTTGAATCTATCCGCTCCCTCAAAACGGCGAATAATCTCGAGAAAGACTCGGTCATTAGAATCGAAGATATTCAATTTTGA
- a CDS encoding Gfo/Idh/MocA family oxidoreductase yields MLVLVDGFGSIGKKYVQMLGKLCDVHIYDPYINPSHCSLPSNCLFINELYSKSITYDYVFICSPTGTHVDKLDFYQSVAKKILVEKPLAISLNEVNKCQQMIECNSKLSGKTVVSSPRRFSTSLGILSGEYTDILKDAKSGFFRFSHSLRRMRGPKWRKNYIFDPDLMYRYPLAFDCIHELDIASSIFGQIESLEIITSKTHISNTVDLHYSLHVNHHGGSKTFHTFDYNSDVKIREMNIVAECGTFSSFEIGKDSTNVLISVCYDHDDGISASHSNRQFVANDTSFEAQFNHFIDSSFDIKHFSTLDDSLSISKALVNA; encoded by the coding sequence ATGTTAGTTTTAGTAGATGGCTTTGGATCTATTGGAAAGAAATATGTTCAAATGCTAGGAAAGCTATGTGACGTACATATATATGACCCGTATATAAATCCAAGCCACTGCTCATTGCCATCTAATTGTCTATTTATAAATGAATTATATTCAAAATCAATTACCTATGATTATGTATTTATCTGCTCTCCTACAGGGACACATGTAGACAAACTTGACTTTTATCAGTCTGTGGCAAAGAAAATTCTTGTTGAAAAACCGTTAGCTATTAGTCTTAATGAAGTTAATAAGTGCCAACAGATGATAGAGTGCAACTCAAAATTATCTGGCAAAACAGTCGTATCAAGTCCACGCAGATTCTCTACTTCACTAGGGATACTCTCAGGTGAATATACCGATATTCTTAAAGATGCAAAATCAGGATTTTTCAGGTTTTCTCATTCCTTAAGAAGGATGAGGGGGCCTAAATGGAGAAAAAACTATATTTTTGATCCTGACTTGATGTACAGATATCCCTTGGCTTTTGATTGTATTCATGAGCTAGATATTGCTTCTAGTATATTTGGACAAATTGAATCTTTGGAAATCATTACCTCGAAGACTCATATTTCTAATACAGTTGACTTGCACTATTCTTTGCATGTAAATCATCATGGAGGCTCTAAAACCTTTCACACTTTTGATTATAATTCTGACGTCAAGATTAGAGAAATGAATATAGTCGCAGAATGTGGCACGTTTAGCTCATTTGAAATTGGCAAGGATTCTACAAATGTTCTTATAAGTGTGTGTTACGACCACGATGATGGAATTTCGGCTTCGCACTCAAATAGGCAGTTTGTAGCTAATGATACTTCTTTTGAGGCGCAATTTAATCACTTTATAGATTCATCTTTTGATATAAAACATTTTTCCACTTTAGATGATTCTTTGTCTATTTCAAAAGCACTCGTAAATGCTTGA
- a CDS encoding aminotransferase class III-fold pyridoxal phosphate-dependent enzyme, translating to MNDQAYSPTFENLSVILQARTNSSRLPRKIFAKIGSLCVLEIIVSRLNKSKYINDIILATTDDISDDSLSNFARSLGLRVIRGSKEDLLDRFELAANIAQNDLLCRVTGDCPLIDSSLIDSGFELFQCETPDYLSNVNPPTYPDGLDFELLTKSAFYRSLPLAKNSQFYFHPTEFIRNSDLFRQVNMSASNDNSEFRLTIDEPEDLCVIRQLSDLAGPLSEISYHDILKLIRDDHPIFRHNLMHVRNEGANTSQGQKLWKRAKQLIPGGNMLLSKQPDRYLPDHWPAYFSKAKGCNVWDLDHNKFTDMSIMGIGTNILGYGRAEVDDAVLNSVKNGNMSTLNCPEEVYLAQRLVDIHPWSDMVKFARSGGEANAIAIRIARAATGRDKVAICGYHGWHDWYLSTNLSSPTGLKGHLMRGLEISGVPSVLKGTSIPFEYNKIEQLEAIFSDNKLAAVKMEVERSFPPEPGFLESVRSLCDKNNTILIFDECTSGFRECFGGLHLKYGVTPDIAMFGKALGNGYAITAVIGKEAVMQAAQDTFISSTFWTERIGPSAALATLDIMESEQSWDYISQVGKDLKASWKSLAAKYQLDIDITGINPLPSFSFKSEKSRFYTTYISQELLKEGFLASDCCYVSTAHTQDIVNTYLSYLEKSFANIALCETGEVSIKSLLKSRPAISGFARLN from the coding sequence ATGAATGATCAAGCCTACTCTCCGACTTTTGAAAATCTGTCTGTGATCTTGCAAGCCAGAACAAATTCTTCACGTCTTCCGCGAAAAATATTTGCGAAAATTGGGAGTTTATGTGTATTAGAGATTATTGTATCCAGATTAAATAAATCAAAATATATCAATGACATTATTCTTGCGACAACTGATGACATTTCTGATGACTCATTATCAAATTTTGCAAGATCTCTTGGCCTAAGGGTTATTCGAGGATCCAAAGAAGATCTACTTGACCGATTCGAGCTTGCTGCGAATATTGCACAAAATGATTTATTATGTAGAGTAACAGGCGACTGCCCATTGATTGATAGCAGCCTTATCGACTCTGGTTTTGAATTATTTCAATGTGAAACACCTGATTATCTTTCTAACGTTAATCCTCCAACCTACCCAGACGGTTTAGATTTTGAATTATTGACAAAGTCGGCTTTTTATCGCTCTCTACCACTCGCCAAAAATTCTCAATTCTATTTTCACCCAACTGAATTTATAAGGAACAGTGATTTATTTCGACAAGTCAACATGTCTGCATCAAATGATAATTCTGAATTTCGACTAACTATCGATGAACCCGAAGATCTTTGCGTTATTCGTCAGTTAAGTGACTTGGCAGGCCCCTTATCTGAAATCTCTTATCATGATATTCTTAAACTGATACGTGATGATCATCCTATTTTTAGACACAATCTGATGCATGTTAGAAATGAAGGTGCAAATACAAGTCAAGGTCAAAAACTTTGGAAAAGAGCTAAGCAACTAATACCTGGAGGAAATATGCTTCTCTCCAAGCAACCTGATCGGTATTTACCTGATCATTGGCCTGCGTATTTTTCAAAGGCTAAGGGTTGTAATGTTTGGGACTTAGATCATAACAAGTTCACTGATATGTCAATTATGGGAATTGGCACAAATATCCTGGGGTACGGTCGTGCCGAGGTTGATGATGCTGTTTTAAACTCTGTGAAGAATGGAAATATGTCAACGTTGAATTGTCCAGAAGAAGTTTATTTAGCACAAAGGCTGGTAGACATTCACCCCTGGTCTGACATGGTTAAGTTTGCTCGGAGTGGTGGTGAAGCAAATGCTATTGCTATACGTATTGCTAGGGCTGCTACTGGTCGGGATAAAGTTGCCATATGCGGATATCACGGTTGGCATGATTGGTATTTGTCTACCAATTTGTCTTCGCCGACCGGATTGAAAGGACATTTGATGAGAGGTTTGGAGATTAGCGGTGTTCCCTCTGTTCTTAAAGGTACATCTATACCTTTCGAATATAATAAAATTGAACAATTAGAAGCTATCTTTTCTGACAATAAACTTGCGGCAGTTAAAATGGAAGTTGAAAGATCATTTCCACCTGAGCCTGGATTCTTAGAATCCGTGCGTAGTTTGTGTGATAAAAATAATACTATCCTCATATTTGATGAGTGCACATCTGGTTTTAGGGAATGCTTCGGTGGGCTTCACTTGAAGTATGGCGTTACTCCTGACATCGCTATGTTTGGCAAGGCTTTAGGTAATGGTTACGCGATTACCGCTGTAATTGGCAAGGAAGCTGTTATGCAGGCAGCGCAAGATACATTTATTAGTAGTACCTTTTGGACAGAGCGGATTGGCCCCTCTGCTGCCTTGGCTACATTAGACATAATGGAGTCTGAACAATCTTGGGATTATATTTCTCAAGTAGGCAAAGACTTAAAAGCATCATGGAAAAGCCTGGCTGCTAAATATCAACTAGATATTGATATTACAGGTATCAACCCCTTGCCTTCATTCAGCTTCAAAAGTGAAAAATCTCGCTTCTATACCACATATATCTCTCAAGAGCTTTTAAAGGAAGGCTTCTTGGCTTCTGATTGTTGCTATGTCTCAACTGCACATACTCAAGATATAGTAAATACTTACTTGTCATATCTTGAAAAATCATTCGCTAATATTGCTCTCTGTGAGACAGGAGAAGTATCTATTAAATCTCTACTTAAAAGTAGACCTGCTATTTCTGGTTTTGCTCGACTTAATTAA
- a CDS encoding GNAT family N-acetyltransferase, with translation MQDIFSNRLVLRPFGTHNITVSYLKWMNDTDVNQFLESRFTDHTFESLREYYDLAIKSGSFAWFAIYLAQSNRHIGNIKIGPINKYHNVSSIGLLIGEKDCWGKGYATESILTATNWAFESLDLFKITAGIYTNNIGSLKAFQKAGFHVESVSKLEALFCNSRVDVISLAKFSSG, from the coding sequence ATGCAAGATATATTCTCAAACAGGCTTGTTCTTCGTCCCTTTGGCACACATAACATTACTGTGTCTTATTTGAAGTGGATGAATGATACTGATGTTAATCAGTTTCTTGAATCACGATTCACCGACCACACCTTTGAATCTCTTAGAGAATATTACGATCTTGCTATAAAAAGTGGCAGTTTTGCATGGTTTGCTATTTATTTGGCTCAATCTAACCGACATATCGGAAACATCAAAATTGGTCCTATAAATAAGTATCATAACGTCTCGAGTATTGGACTCTTGATTGGAGAAAAGGATTGTTGGGGGAAAGGCTACGCGACTGAATCAATTTTGACAGCAACAAATTGGGCTTTTGAAAGCCTTGATCTGTTTAAAATTACAGCTGGAATTTATACGAATAACATTGGTAGTTTGAAAGCGTTTCAAAAAGCTGGTTTTCATGTAGAAAGTGTGTCTAAGTTAGAGGCTTTGTTCTGCAATAGTCGAGTTGATGTTATTAGTTTGGCTAAATTCTCATCGGGTTGA